Sequence from the Thermosinus carboxydivorans Nor1 genome:
CTTCTGCCCCAAACAAGTGCTTTCCTTAGACGAAGTTGGCAAAATCAAAGTTGTCGATGAATCCAAATGCATTAAGTGTAAGCAATGTGAAATGCGTTGCCCTGATTATGCAATCTTTGTAGAAAAGTAAAGGAGTGATATAAGTGGGTAAAGTCCTTCTCCTGCAAGGCAACCAAG
This genomic interval carries:
- a CDS encoding 4Fe-4S binding protein encodes the protein MALKTLVKRCKGCGICVAFCPKQVLSLDEVGKIKVVDESKCIKCKQCEMRCPDYAIFVEK